A section of the Leptospira kobayashii genome encodes:
- a CDS encoding PASTA domain-containing protein codes for MKEKFLKILPYSGYVLFISLGLLIFFVGAFLVVVVRTKDEQKVTMPLIIGKNYIEVHNELQRLQLKVRLETLRIPEKTDGVILSQSIDPGKEVEAGSKLYVTVNVGFDRITVPDLKGQDLKRAKAVLEKVLAGDVYVPLTIGGITYVPSVGDEPPDTVIDQIPAPGKETHSGEKIFLLVTESSAKEKTNQSNAEVLKESDFLGVPLPFAVDSFQRRKIPYTITEFKKPEFRDDNGKISSIKLTPKGAVMDVNFLKAEEKLNYVYESVSYEVDDKDIYTATLTYTDERSGNEVKKDILSSQNLEEDQVVNLAFYRSKETKLTLVGQNTGEAKSWTFKGKY; via the coding sequence GTGAAAGAGAAATTTCTTAAAATCCTACCTTACAGTGGTTATGTTTTATTTATCAGCCTCGGGCTTTTGATTTTTTTTGTGGGAGCATTCCTTGTGGTCGTGGTTCGTACCAAAGACGAACAAAAGGTTACAATGCCTTTGATCATCGGAAAAAATTACATTGAAGTGCATAATGAGTTACAACGGTTGCAATTGAAAGTGAGATTGGAGACTCTTCGGATTCCTGAAAAAACGGACGGGGTGATTTTATCTCAGTCCATCGATCCGGGAAAAGAAGTGGAAGCAGGTTCAAAACTTTATGTTACCGTCAATGTGGGATTCGACCGGATTACCGTTCCCGATCTGAAAGGTCAGGATTTGAAACGGGCGAAAGCCGTTTTGGAAAAGGTACTTGCAGGAGATGTTTACGTTCCTCTGACCATTGGAGGGATTACCTATGTTCCTTCCGTTGGGGACGAACCTCCTGATACTGTGATCGACCAGATTCCCGCCCCAGGCAAAGAAACTCATTCAGGTGAAAAGATATTTTTACTTGTTACCGAGTCCAGCGCCAAAGAAAAAACTAATCAAAGTAATGCGGAAGTCTTGAAAGAATCCGATTTTTTAGGAGTCCCTCTTCCTTTTGCGGTGGATTCCTTTCAAAGAAGAAAAATTCCCTATACGATTACCGAATTTAAAAAACCGGAATTCCGAGATGACAATGGAAAGATCAGCTCCATCAAACTCACTCCCAAAGGCGCGGTTATGGATGTGAATTTTTTAAAGGCTGAGGAAAAACTGAATTATGTATATGAATCCGTAAGTTACGAAGTGGATGATAAGGATATTTATACTGCCACTCTCACTTATACGGATGAAAGATCCGGGAATGAAGTGAAAAAAGACATCCTTAGTTCTCAAAACCTGGAAGAAGATCAGGTTGTCAACCTCGCGTTTTATCGCAGCAAGGAAACCAAGCTGACGTTAGTTGGCCAGAATACCGGTGAAGCCAAGTCTTGGACATTCAAAGGAAAATACTAA
- a CDS encoding LIC_11548 family sensor histidine kinase, giving the protein MFLNNLQSRFRISEENRYYLRDAFVFLLTISVAVTLSEIFIFRRDDEVPFTAKIDTYLLLLIPFFILALMISYVYRNKRNLETGKIRSSIRYRLTLAFLFVALLPSLPIFILSSNLTGKLIEGFYRVDISNALKSAVVLISSEEKPAETNLFYKGNHLFNQIKNTPKDSYLIFRKAVELGFFDKEDYYLCYTEGSVVKFESKGLYKYINDLEFTQLKDNQNVLDARLYREDISYYFLLFPLAEEVNLILGQRIHRGSETEVLNIINATSTYNTVRIWKEKIPHSIRLTIGIFSFSMFFVAILFSFVFARKISRPIINLANATKKVSLGESDVKIEMSEDGEMGILIDSFNQMVADLKSKSEELMHTQRIAAWKEVAQRMAHEIKNPLTPIQLSAERIQRKFQNQNTENLTSVINDATETIIGQVRVLEHLVKEFTEFARMPVPVLINQNLNPILLEAVRLFQESTDIEFELKLSETLPELFIDKRLFLGVINNLLKNAVEAIQSDSGSNEDVDLLTTKAKKIRLTARLQKKALRKSVIIEIEDSGPGLSSDLREKIFEPYFSTKENHGSGIGLAVVQKTIIDHHGHISVEDSKLGGCKFKIELPLG; this is encoded by the coding sequence ATGTTCCTAAATAATTTACAGTCCAGATTTCGGATTTCAGAAGAAAACCGTTATTATCTTAGGGACGCATTTGTATTTCTTCTCACCATCAGTGTAGCAGTCACTCTCTCCGAAATTTTCATATTTAGAAGGGATGATGAAGTTCCTTTTACGGCAAAAATAGATACTTATCTATTGCTTTTGATTCCGTTTTTTATCTTAGCATTGATGATTTCCTATGTTTACCGTAACAAAAGGAATTTGGAAACGGGTAAAATCAGAAGTTCGATTCGTTACAGACTTACATTAGCTTTTCTCTTTGTGGCACTTCTTCCTTCGTTGCCTATTTTTATTCTTTCTTCCAATTTAACCGGAAAGTTGATTGAAGGATTTTATCGGGTGGATATTTCCAATGCTTTGAAATCCGCTGTGGTATTGATTTCATCGGAAGAGAAACCGGCCGAAACAAATCTGTTTTACAAAGGCAATCACCTATTCAATCAAATCAAAAACACTCCCAAAGACAGTTATCTGATCTTCAGAAAAGCCGTTGAACTGGGATTTTTCGATAAAGAAGACTATTATCTTTGTTATACGGAAGGGAGTGTTGTTAAGTTCGAATCGAAAGGGCTTTATAAATACATAAACGATCTTGAATTCACTCAACTGAAAGACAATCAAAACGTATTGGATGCAAGGCTCTATCGTGAAGATATTTCCTATTACTTTCTGTTATTTCCTCTGGCTGAAGAAGTGAATTTGATTTTGGGGCAGAGAATTCATAGAGGTTCCGAGACAGAGGTTCTGAATATAATAAACGCAACTTCAACTTATAATACAGTTAGGATTTGGAAAGAAAAAATTCCACATAGTATCCGTTTAACGATAGGTATTTTTTCCTTTTCCATGTTTTTTGTGGCTATTCTGTTTTCATTCGTATTCGCCCGTAAAATTTCAAGACCTATCATCAATTTGGCGAATGCAACTAAGAAAGTATCTCTCGGCGAGTCCGATGTAAAGATTGAAATGTCCGAAGACGGAGAGATGGGAATTCTGATTGACTCTTTCAACCAGATGGTTGCGGATTTAAAATCCAAATCGGAAGAATTGATGCACACGCAAAGAATTGCCGCTTGGAAGGAAGTTGCGCAAAGAATGGCGCATGAAATCAAAAATCCTCTTACTCCGATCCAACTTTCTGCGGAAAGAATCCAAAGAAAATTTCAAAATCAAAATACTGAAAATCTAACTTCGGTGATTAATGATGCAACCGAAACTATCATCGGTCAGGTGAGGGTTTTGGAACATCTGGTTAAGGAATTTACCGAATTCGCCCGAATGCCCGTACCTGTACTTATCAATCAGAATTTGAATCCTATTCTTTTGGAAGCGGTAAGACTCTTCCAGGAATCTACGGATATAGAATTCGAACTGAAACTGAGCGAAACTTTGCCTGAGTTGTTCATCGACAAACGCCTTTTTTTGGGGGTGATCAACAATCTTTTGAAGAATGCTGTAGAAGCCATTCAGTCGGATAGCGGTTCCAACGAAGACGTGGATCTTTTGACCACCAAAGCTAAAAAGATAAGACTTACGGCAAGGCTCCAAAAGAAAGCGTTGAGAAAATCGGTGATTATCGAAATCGAGGATTCCGGGCCGGGGCTTTCTTCCGATTTGCGGGAAAAAATATTTGAACCTTACTTTTCTACAAAGGAAAATCATGGTTCTGGGATCGGTCTTGCAGTAGTCCAAAAAACAATCATAGATCATCATGGCCATATATCGGTGGAAGATTCGAAATTGGGCGGATGTAAGTTTAAGATCGAACTCCCGTTAGGTTAG
- the fmt gene encoding methionyl-tRNA formyltransferase, whose translation MSISIGYFGSPSHSAKLLGLLLEAGISVDFVVTNPDRPVGRKKELTPTPVKQLASEHSIPIIQSERLRLDEDAKKKICSYPSSIHIVYAYGSIIPEVVFQFPKYGSINLHGSLLPKYRGASPVQSFLLSGETISGFTIQHLAKEVDSGDIVVQESWVVGQEETTKDLLDAITAKGALPLIDMIRNLESKPLPKIPQDHSLATHCRKIGPEDRSINWTRSAFEIHNQIRALYPDPLAYTVFREKRVIINRSFFTADLRPITSDLPLGSFLIGEKKRLFCVCGDGNLLGIETLQPEGKKPMSGFDFFNGARASLGETFT comes from the coding sequence ATGTCAATCTCTATCGGTTATTTCGGATCACCCTCACATTCTGCAAAATTATTAGGCTTGTTGCTTGAGGCGGGCATATCCGTTGACTTTGTTGTTACCAATCCCGACAGACCTGTGGGAAGAAAAAAAGAACTCACTCCCACTCCTGTAAAACAACTGGCATCGGAACATTCCATCCCGATCATTCAATCGGAACGACTTCGTTTGGATGAAGATGCGAAAAAGAAAATCTGCTCCTATCCTTCTTCCATTCATATCGTTTATGCCTACGGTTCGATCATTCCCGAAGTGGTGTTTCAGTTTCCCAAATACGGAAGCATCAATTTGCACGGAAGTTTGCTTCCTAAATACAGAGGTGCTTCTCCCGTTCAATCTTTTTTATTGAGTGGGGAGACTATCTCAGGATTTACGATCCAACATTTGGCAAAGGAAGTGGATTCGGGAGATATAGTCGTTCAGGAAAGTTGGGTAGTCGGACAGGAAGAAACAACCAAAGATTTGTTAGACGCTATCACTGCAAAAGGAGCTCTTCCTTTGATCGATATGATTCGGAATTTGGAATCAAAACCGCTTCCCAAAATCCCCCAAGACCATTCCCTCGCCACTCATTGCCGCAAAATCGGACCGGAAGATAGATCCATAAACTGGACCCGTTCCGCATTTGAAATTCACAATCAAATCCGAGCTCTCTATCCCGACCCTTTGGCATACACTGTTTTTCGCGAAAAAAGAGTGATTATCAACCGGTCTTTTTTTACCGCCGATCTAAGACCTATTACATCGGATCTTCCCCTCGGAAGCTTTTTAATCGGTGAGAAAAAAAGACTTTTCTGCGTCTGCGGAGACGGAAACCTGCTAGGTATAGAGACTCTTCAGCCTGAAGGGAAAAAACCGATGAGCGGTTTCGATTTTTTTAACGGAGCAAGGGCATCCCTTGGAGAAACATTTACGTGA
- the priA gene encoding replication restart helicase PriA has translation MISYVEVAVNVSWNDRSLTYLLPDDVTGISPGVRVVVEVGNEEVEGIVLESHNNEPNYKVKKIIKVIDSSPVITKEQIELGDWMSESYLSSLGEALFKMLPRGKRKIKTHRSDLIIRHENLQQLNDEQKLAFESILRSGPEEIVHLLFGITGSGKTEVYIHLMKHYLENTDGSILFLVPEISLTFPTVQRIERIFPGEIAILHSHLRTSEKFQNYTDVLEGKKRIVIGTRSAVFAPLKNIDLIIIDEEHDGSYKENSNPRYHARQVALQRIKERSGKLVMGSATPSLEIFFQAKQGRIGFHKLTKRANPNATLAKIEIGKMKDDHQLVSGDLQFRIQDRLKKKEQTLILLNRRGYSPLIHSKSKNEFLPCPKCTSSLCYHNQGLVMCHLCGYKISFKQLQAEEGEIELVGAGTQKLEETLVSIFPQAKVERLDQDSTRNKDIVKEVLERLESKELDILTGTQMVAKGLDFPNVTLVGILNANHGLGVPDFRSAERTFSLLAQVAGRAGRGDIPGEVFIQATDPTHPVIQMALRQNYEEFYEWEIAFRHSLRYPPFSRLARLVFRSKDEDRSAKLSVHYKEVLVHLIEEGDGIDILGPSPCPFYKIDNNFRHHILIKSKTIQKIREVLKTLKEQVKQDIRCYVEYDFDPVDLV, from the coding sequence ATGATCAGTTATGTAGAGGTCGCTGTCAATGTGAGTTGGAATGATCGGTCTTTGACTTATCTGCTTCCTGATGATGTTACCGGTATTAGTCCTGGTGTTCGTGTAGTTGTGGAAGTGGGGAATGAAGAAGTGGAAGGAATCGTCCTTGAGTCTCACAACAACGAGCCGAATTACAAAGTAAAAAAAATCATAAAGGTAATAGATTCCTCTCCTGTCATCACGAAAGAACAGATAGAATTAGGAGATTGGATGAGCGAGTCATATCTGTCTTCTTTGGGAGAAGCATTATTTAAAATGCTTCCTCGAGGAAAAAGAAAAATAAAAACTCACCGATCCGACCTGATAATCAGACACGAGAATTTACAACAACTGAACGATGAACAAAAATTAGCTTTTGAAAGCATCCTTCGTTCTGGTCCCGAAGAAATTGTGCATTTGCTTTTCGGAATCACGGGGAGCGGTAAAACGGAAGTATACATTCATCTGATGAAACATTATTTGGAAAACACGGATGGATCCATTCTTTTTCTTGTTCCGGAAATCAGTCTGACATTTCCCACAGTACAAAGAATCGAAAGGATTTTTCCCGGTGAGATTGCCATTTTACATTCCCATCTCCGCACATCCGAAAAGTTTCAAAATTATACTGATGTTTTGGAAGGTAAAAAACGGATCGTGATCGGGACCAGATCCGCAGTATTTGCACCTTTGAAAAATATAGATTTGATCATCATTGATGAAGAGCACGACGGATCCTATAAGGAAAATTCAAACCCTCGTTATCATGCCCGCCAGGTTGCCCTCCAAAGGATCAAAGAACGTTCGGGAAAGCTGGTTATGGGAAGTGCCACACCCAGCCTGGAAATATTTTTCCAGGCAAAGCAGGGACGAATCGGGTTTCATAAATTAACCAAAAGAGCGAATCCGAACGCTACACTCGCCAAAATAGAAATCGGAAAAATGAAAGATGATCACCAATTGGTTTCGGGAGATCTGCAATTCAGAATCCAAGACCGGTTGAAAAAAAAAGAACAAACCTTGATTCTTCTGAATCGAAGAGGATATAGTCCTTTAATCCATTCCAAATCCAAAAACGAATTTTTACCTTGTCCTAAATGCACTTCTTCACTTTGTTATCATAACCAGGGTTTGGTGATGTGTCATCTTTGCGGTTATAAAATTTCTTTCAAACAATTGCAGGCGGAAGAAGGTGAAATCGAACTTGTGGGAGCTGGTACTCAGAAACTGGAAGAGACTCTTGTTTCCATCTTTCCTCAAGCAAAAGTAGAAAGACTGGATCAAGATTCTACGCGCAATAAAGATATAGTAAAAGAAGTGTTGGAAAGATTGGAATCCAAGGAATTGGATATTCTTACCGGCACCCAAATGGTGGCCAAGGGTCTCGATTTTCCGAATGTAACATTGGTTGGGATTTTGAACGCCAATCACGGGTTAGGCGTTCCGGATTTTAGAAGTGCCGAAAGAACTTTTTCTCTTTTAGCTCAAGTGGCGGGACGTGCCGGGCGTGGGGATATCCCCGGAGAAGTATTTATCCAAGCTACGGATCCCACTCATCCGGTGATTCAAATGGCGCTTCGCCAAAATTACGAAGAATTTTACGAATGGGAAATAGCATTTCGACATTCCTTACGATATCCTCCTTTTTCACGGCTTGCAAGACTGGTATTTCGATCCAAAGACGAAGATCGTTCCGCAAAACTATCTGTTCATTATAAAGAAGTTTTAGTTCATTTGATAGAAGAGGGTGATGGGATCGACATTCTGGGCCCTTCTCCCTGTCCTTTTTATAAAATTGATAATAATTTCAGACATCATATATTGATCAAATCGAAAACCATTCAAAAAATCAGAGAAGTATTGAAAACACTGAAAGAACAAGTGAAACAGGATATCCGGTGTTATGTGGAATACGACTTTGATCCGGTGGATTTGGTTTGA
- a CDS encoding sigma-54-dependent transcriptional regulator has product MQKLIYILDDEKEIRKSLRAILEDENYLVEDFSNGKTLIKALTKDRPSLILLDVWVGKEDGLTILDECKKIYPTIPIVMISGHGTIELAVSATKKGANDFLEKPLSIEKVIQTIETALQKSTDSESETPNIKLEYDEILGVSPGIRKVKFAIYQAAQTNARVFIFGDNGTGKELVARAIFQNSKRRDLPYIEINCAAIPEDLIESELFGYEKGAFTGATDRKIGKFEQAHNGTLFLDEICDMSLATQAKVLRVLQEQRFERIGGNETIQVDVRVIAATNINVEDAIKEGKFREDLYYRLNVIPIELPPLRERKQDIPILVEHYLKKSIKDNDLTPKTIDREALDLLVQHFWPGNIRELRNILERLSIMVPNDTIRQKDVKDSLLGFKKANEMAERGDLKHAKDEFERQYIIKTLQNFDGNVSRASKALGIERTHLYRKLKSLNIQVDQLVEN; this is encoded by the coding sequence ATGCAGAAGCTAATTTACATTCTTGACGACGAAAAGGAAATTCGCAAATCTCTCAGAGCCATTCTGGAAGACGAGAATTATCTGGTCGAAGACTTCAGCAATGGAAAAACCTTAATCAAAGCACTGACAAAAGATAGACCGTCACTTATCCTTTTGGATGTTTGGGTGGGAAAGGAAGATGGGCTTACCATTCTGGATGAATGTAAAAAAATATATCCCACCATTCCGATCGTAATGATTTCCGGTCACGGAACCATCGAACTTGCAGTAAGTGCTACTAAAAAAGGTGCAAATGATTTTTTGGAAAAACCTTTGTCGATTGAAAAAGTGATCCAAACCATAGAGACCGCCCTTCAAAAATCGACCGATTCCGAATCGGAGACTCCAAATATCAAATTAGAATATGATGAAATACTCGGGGTCTCTCCCGGAATTAGAAAGGTCAAATTTGCAATTTACCAGGCGGCACAGACGAACGCTCGTGTTTTTATTTTTGGAGATAACGGAACGGGTAAGGAATTGGTTGCCCGAGCTATCTTTCAAAATTCAAAAAGAAGGGACTTACCTTATATAGAAATCAATTGCGCGGCGATCCCCGAGGATTTGATCGAATCCGAACTTTTCGGATATGAGAAGGGGGCATTCACCGGAGCTACCGACCGCAAAATCGGTAAATTCGAACAAGCGCATAATGGAACTTTGTTTCTTGACGAGATTTGCGATATGTCCCTTGCTACCCAGGCAAAAGTACTTCGGGTATTGCAGGAACAAAGATTCGAACGGATCGGTGGAAATGAAACCATTCAGGTGGATGTTCGTGTGATTGCTGCAACCAATATCAATGTGGAAGACGCGATCAAAGAAGGAAAATTCAGAGAGGATCTGTATTATAGATTGAATGTAATTCCGATCGAACTTCCTCCGCTTCGAGAGCGTAAACAGGACATTCCTATTTTAGTGGAACATTATCTCAAAAAATCGATCAAAGACAATGACCTAACACCTAAAACAATCGACAGGGAAGCTTTGGATCTACTTGTGCAGCATTTTTGGCCCGGAAATATCAGGGAACTTCGAAATATTCTGGAAAGACTTTCCATTATGGTTCCGAACGATACGATTCGCCAAAAGGATGTTAAAGATTCGCTTCTGGGATTTAAAAAAGCGAACGAGATGGCGGAACGGGGAGATTTAAAACATGCGAAAGACGAATTCGAGAGACAGTATATCATCAAAACCCTTCAAAACTTCGACGGAAATGTAAGCCGTGCTTCCAAAGCTTTAGGCATTGAAAGAACACATCTTTATCGCAAATTAAAATCCTTGAACATCCAGGTGGATCAGTTGGTGGAAAATTAA
- the rpoN gene encoding RNA polymerase factor sigma-54, with translation MKLGNSLSQRQTQRLVMTHDLRQSIELLSLSTLELSDKIQNELMENPMLDEIGLDEKPKMPELFSYEEVKRIEKLNHEKSTDVNWQETYSIEGPRTYNQEASDRNQKYIESTTRGESLEEHLLGQLRLIRLTNSEFEMGEVLISMIDEKGFLNHDLSEIAKEMGYSEVKLRKVLRLINELDPIGIGAKDIQETLLIQARILFPENILLHKLIDEFLNDLERIDYKKIAKNLRITEDEVSQLARFIKKLEPYPATLYQGKKTDYVVPDVVVKEIGGEFNIFINDEWLPKLAIQDEYKELLNTKLPATDKEYFQTKFSSAQWLIRSIQQRRQTLQRVVSSIIDFQVDFFRGGITHIKPLTLKEIAEKLSLHESTISRITTNKYIQTTWGIFELKWFFSSGVKSMEGGKESSKKIHEIIRNLVKAEDDTNPLSDQDIVDIMEKKGIEIARRTVAKYRKVLKILPSNQRKRISSLKG, from the coding sequence ATGAAACTCGGAAACAGCTTATCACAAAGGCAAACTCAAAGATTGGTTATGACGCATGATCTGCGTCAGTCGATCGAGCTATTGTCTCTGTCTACTCTGGAATTGTCGGATAAGATTCAAAACGAGTTAATGGAAAATCCCATGTTGGATGAAATCGGTCTGGATGAAAAACCGAAGATGCCCGAACTTTTTTCTTACGAAGAAGTCAAAAGAATCGAAAAACTCAATCATGAAAAAAGTACAGATGTAAATTGGCAAGAAACTTATTCGATAGAAGGACCGAGGACTTATAACCAGGAAGCAAGCGATAGAAATCAAAAATATATCGAATCGACAACGCGTGGAGAGTCGTTAGAGGAACATCTATTAGGCCAACTTCGGTTGATACGATTGACCAATTCCGAGTTCGAAATGGGCGAAGTTTTGATTTCAATGATTGATGAAAAGGGTTTCCTGAACCATGACTTGAGTGAAATCGCAAAAGAAATGGGTTATAGCGAAGTTAAGCTACGTAAGGTGCTCCGGCTAATCAATGAATTGGATCCTATCGGGATCGGAGCAAAGGACATTCAGGAAACTCTACTCATCCAAGCGAGGATTCTTTTCCCTGAAAATATACTTTTGCATAAACTGATCGATGAATTTTTAAATGATTTGGAAAGGATAGATTACAAAAAAATCGCCAAAAATCTCAGAATCACTGAAGATGAAGTTTCACAGCTTGCCCGTTTTATCAAAAAACTGGAACCGTATCCTGCCACTCTTTACCAAGGCAAAAAAACAGATTATGTTGTTCCGGATGTTGTTGTAAAAGAAATTGGAGGAGAGTTCAATATATTCATCAATGACGAATGGCTTCCCAAACTTGCCATCCAAGACGAATATAAGGAATTATTGAATACAAAACTTCCTGCGACAGACAAGGAATATTTTCAAACCAAGTTCAGTTCCGCTCAGTGGCTCATTCGCTCCATCCAACAGAGACGTCAGACTTTGCAAAGAGTGGTGAGTTCCATCATCGATTTTCAGGTGGATTTTTTCCGAGGCGGTATCACCCATATCAAACCGCTTACTTTGAAAGAAATCGCAGAAAAGCTCAGCCTGCATGAATCCACCATTTCCCGCATAACAACAAATAAATACATTCAAACGACTTGGGGAATTTTCGAATTGAAATGGTTTTTCTCTTCCGGAGTAAAATCGATGGAAGGTGGAAAGGAAAGTTCCAAAAAGATCCATGAAATCATCCGCAATTTGGTGAAGGCGGAAGATGATACGAACCCTCTCTCCGATCAGGATATCGTTGATATTATGGAGAAAAAAGGGATTGAAATTGCCAGAAGGACAGTTGCAAAATATAGAAAGGTTTTGAAAATTTTACCTTCAAACCAACGCAAACGAATTAGTTCATTAAAAGGTTAA
- a CDS encoding HPr family phosphocarrier protein, with translation MKQIQLKINEESMGLHARPASLFVKVAASFPCEIFVIKDDIEVNGKSIMGLMMLALGAGVEFSVKADGNREDEALSAIEKLVKNNFELDVPK, from the coding sequence TTGAAACAAATCCAGTTAAAGATTAACGAAGAGTCAATGGGCTTACATGCGAGGCCCGCCTCTTTATTCGTAAAAGTAGCAGCTTCCTTTCCGTGTGAAATTTTTGTCATCAAGGATGATATAGAAGTCAATGGAAAATCGATTATGGGACTTATGATGTTGGCCTTAGGTGCCGGTGTGGAATTTTCCGTAAAAGCGGATGGGAATCGGGAAGACGAAGCGTTATCCGCAATTGAAAAGCTCGTCAAAAATAATTTTGAACTAGATGTTCCTAAATAA
- the hprK gene encoding HPr(Ser) kinase/phosphatase: protein MPVPGITVETILREHEDLKLVLITGEEGLTNRINNAEINRPGLSLTGFFDFFANDRIQIFGKGEWAYLNSLTPEHLNDITEKFFQFHLNCIIYTHGNEPQAPFVEMARQKGIPLFLTPVSTHRFITLISQILDRALAPRTMRHGVLIEVFGIGTLLTGKSGVGKSETALELIERGHRLVADDMVEIRRLSESYLIGSCSDLLRHHMEIRGLGILNIKDLFGVGSVRDHKLIELIINLKEWEEHAEYERTGIELSTEDILGVSIPYIEIPVKPGRNIPIIVETAAMNQRLRKMGKNSAKEFSTKLNTYIQQSKIETNPVKD from the coding sequence ATGCCCGTACCGGGAATTACAGTGGAAACGATACTCCGAGAACATGAGGATCTTAAGCTTGTATTGATAACAGGCGAAGAAGGATTAACCAACCGCATTAATAATGCAGAGATCAATCGCCCGGGGCTTTCCCTTACCGGCTTTTTCGATTTTTTTGCCAATGATAGGATTCAGATTTTCGGCAAAGGAGAGTGGGCTTATCTGAATTCACTCACTCCCGAACATTTGAACGATATCACTGAAAAGTTTTTTCAATTCCACCTAAACTGTATTATATATACTCACGGAAACGAACCTCAGGCTCCTTTTGTTGAAATGGCAAGACAAAAAGGTATCCCTTTGTTTTTGACTCCCGTCTCCACTCATCGATTCATTACTTTGATTTCTCAAATTTTAGACAGGGCATTGGCACCTCGTACGATGCGTCATGGAGTTTTGATCGAAGTATTCGGTATAGGAACTCTACTTACGGGAAAGTCAGGAGTGGGAAAAAGTGAGACTGCTCTCGAACTGATCGAAAGAGGGCATCGTCTGGTTGCGGACGATATGGTGGAAATCAGAAGGCTCAGCGAAAGTTATTTGATAGGATCATGTTCCGATTTGCTTCGCCATCATATGGAAATCAGAGGACTAGGGATTTTGAACATCAAAGATCTGTTTGGTGTTGGTTCCGTTCGTGACCACAAACTGATCGAACTCATCATCAACTTGAAAGAATGGGAAGAGCATGCCGAGTATGAAAGAACAGGCATTGAGCTCAGCACGGAAGATATATTAGGTGTTTCCATTCCTTATATTGAAATTCCGGTGAAACCGGGAAGAAATATTCCGATCATTGTAGAAACCGCAGCAATGAATCAGCGTCTTCGAAAAATGGGAAAGAATAGCGCGAAAGAATTTTCCACAAAACTAAATACATATATCCAACAGAGCAAAATTGAAACAAATCCAGTTAAAGATTAA
- the lptB gene encoding LPS export ABC transporter ATP-binding protein, whose translation MENLVKIYNKRKVVDGVSFFIRKGEIVGLLGPNGAGKTTSFYMSVGFVTPDSGTVFIDDEDLTKSPMHIRARMGVGYLAQEASIFRKLTVAENLEAILETMNLPGDEIVKRRDSLLMELQIMRVANQKGFTLSGGERRRCEIARALVTNPDFILLDEPFAGVDPIAVKDIQNVIQSLKKRGLGILITDHNVRETLKITDRAYIMYSGRILISGTANDLVSDPETRRIYLGEDFTL comes from the coding sequence ATGGAAAATCTTGTTAAGATCTATAACAAGAGAAAGGTGGTCGACGGAGTCAGTTTTTTCATCCGCAAAGGCGAGATCGTAGGTTTGCTCGGTCCTAACGGTGCAGGCAAAACAACTTCTTTTTATATGAGTGTAGGTTTTGTCACTCCGGATTCCGGAACTGTTTTCATTGATGATGAGGATCTGACAAAATCACCGATGCACATCCGTGCGCGTATGGGAGTCGGTTATTTAGCACAGGAAGCGTCTATCTTTAGAAAATTAACTGTGGCGGAAAATCTGGAAGCCATTTTGGAAACGATGAATCTTCCCGGAGATGAAATCGTTAAAAGAAGAGACTCTCTCCTTATGGAATTACAGATCATGAGAGTTGCCAATCAAAAAGGCTTTACTCTTTCCGGTGGGGAAAGACGCAGATGTGAAATTGCTCGCGCGCTTGTAACGAATCCTGATTTCATACTACTCGATGAACCTTTTGCCGGAGTTGACCCGATTGCAGTGAAAGACATTCAGAATGTGATCCAGTCTTTAAAGAAAAGAGGATTGGGAATCTTGATTACAGATCATAACGTAAGGGAAACATTGAAAATTACGGATAGAGCTTATATCATGTACAGCGGTCGGATTTTGATTTCAGGAACTGCAAATGATTTGGTAAGCGATCCGGAAACTCGTCGTATATATTTGGGAGAAGATTTTACTCTTTAA